The Chryseobacterium oranimense genome contains the following window.
GATTATCAGCATGACGGGCTGAACTGGCTGAACTTTTTGGACGGTTTCAATTTCGGTGGATGTCTTGCTGATGACATGGGTCTTGGAAAAACACTTCAGGTACTTGCTTTTATTCTTTCCCAACGGGAAAAACGCGGAACTGTTACCAACCTTATTGTGGTTCCCACTTCCCTGCTGTTTAACTGGCAGGAAGAAATTAATAAGTTTGCCCCTTCTATAAAGACTATGGTACATTACGGGCCCGACAGACTGAAGACTGCAGAACATTTCTCTGAATATGAGGTAATACTTACCACCTATGGAATGCTGCTTTCGGATATCCGTTTCCTGAAAAACTTCCGCTTCAACTGTGTTTTCCTTGATGAATCGCAGACTATTAAGAATCCCAATTCGGAAAGATATAAAGCTGCCCGTCTGCTGAATTCAAGAAACAGGGTTGTTCTTACCGGAACACCTATTGAAAACAATACTTTTGATCTTTACAGCCAGCTTTCTTTTGCCTGTCCGGGACTTTTGGGAAGTAAGCAGTATTTTAAAGACATCTACGCTGTTCCTATTGATAAATTTGAATATGGCAGACGTGCCCAGGAACTTCAGCAGAAAATAAGGCCTTTTATTCTCCGCAGGACCAAAAAACAGGTTGCCAAAGAGCTTCCGGAAAAAACAGAAATGGTTATTTACTGCGAAATGAATGCTGAGCAACGTAAAATTTATGATGCTTACGAAAAAGAGCTCCGTGAATTTATTGCTGCCAATGACGACGATGATCTGAATAAAAACAGCATGCATGTTCTTACGGGACTTACCAGGCTCCGGCAGATATGCAATTCTCCTGTTCTTTTAAAAGAAGGATATTCCGGTGATCACGCCGTAAAGATAGAAATACTGACGGAGCAGATTCAAAGCAAGTCTAAAGACCATAAAATACTGGTATTCTCACAATTTGTAGAAATGCTGGATTTAATTAAAACTGAGCTTGAAAATAAAAATATTCCGTTTGAATATCTTACCGGACAAACGAAAAACAGAGGGAAAATTGTCAATAATTTTCAGGAGAATGATGAAATCCGGGTATTTCTGATCAGTTTAAAGGCCGGAGGCGTAGGACTTAACCTCACAGAGGCGGATTATATCTACCTGGTAGATCCATGGTGGAATCCTGCAGCTGAAAACCAGGCCATTGACAGGAGTTATCGTATTGGGCAGACCAAAAACGTAATTGCTGTGCGGCTTATCTGTTCCAATACCGTTGAAGAGAAAATTTTAAGCCTGCAGAAGAAGAAAAGTGAACTGGCTCAGAATCTGCTTCAAACGGATGGAAATGGAATCCGTAAGCTTTCAAAGAACGATCTGCTTGAAATATTGGAATCAAAATCTTTATAAAGTCTTTAAAATAAATATTCAGTCACAAAAAAACCGACAGATAAATCTGCCGGCTTAAAAAAACAAAAATTGATATGGATATGATTAGATAAAGTGTTTATTTTTTGATGATTTTCTCAGTGATGATTTTTTTATCACCGGTATATATCCTGATCAGATAGGTTCCTGTCGCCAAATGGTCCATATTGATAATACCTGAGGTCCCTTCGATCATCTTCTGCCCTGATAAGCTGTAAACTTCATATTTCTCAAGCTTCTCTTCAGTTTTTAAAATAACCGTTCCTGATGTAGGATTCGGGTAAATTTTAACTGGTGATTTTTTGGAAGTCTCTGAGGTAGCAAGATTCGATGCCAGTACATTCAGGGTATAATCTTCAGCCTGTCCTATGAACCATCCTGCAGGACATGGAAGGTTTTCCAGGGTTCCCATCCAAGAGTTTGATTCGTAAGCCTTAACAATTCTGAAACGGGTCTCGCCCAGCATAGCATCCGCAGGAATTTCAATGGTTCCGGTGGTTACTCCTGATTCTTTGCCCGGAACAGGATCAGAATTATCCAGATAGCCCAGATTAAATACTTCATTGGCATCAAATGCATTGTTATGATTAAGATCGATGTAAGCATAGGCCGAAACAGTAGTCTGTCCCTGCGTTTCTCCTGTTATTGTTATAGGGTAAGAATTTCCTCTGTTCACATTAAAAACAGTCCCGGTAAAGTTTTCCAGTGCATCTAAAGTACCGTTTATATGGCTTTCATTGGTAATTCCGGTAAATTCCACTTTAGTAATTTCGCTAACGGTGAGTGTGGTAATATTTTCAGCTCCACAATACGGGGTTGGGAAAATAACATTACTTCCTGTAATATTTACTGTATAATCTTCAGTCTGCCCTGCCCTAAGGCTGTCATCACAAGCTGTAAGAATAGAATTGGGTGCGTTGGGATCGGAATAAGCAGCTGTGTTGGTATTTTTCAACACTCTCATTCTTGTAGTACCTGATGCCGCATGAGCAGGAACTGAAACCGTACCGGTTACCGTTAAAGCATTGAATGGATTTGCTGCTTCAAGTCTTCCAATATAAAAACTTTCTCCGGCATCATCAAAACTTCCGTTTTTATTAAAATCAATGAACACCATCACATCACTGGGGAAAGTACTGGAAGGGCCTTTTACAGAAATCTGATAACTGTTTCCCGCCTGAATATCTGCTGACATTGAAGTAAAGTCTTCGTATGCCTGAACATTGGCCGATTGTGATGTTGATGTATTATTGATGGTTCCAAAACTGACATGGGTAATCATATTGCTGTCCGCTCCATACTGAAATACCGGTGTACAATACTGCCCATTCATCATCATACAGAATATCACTGCAGAAAAAGTAGATAGTTTCTTCATTAATTCCTTTATTTTGTTGAGACAAATTTATATTTATTTAGAATTAATAAAAATAAGAAGCGAATGATATTTATCATCTTTCGATGAATTAATTAAAAATGAGGAAGATAAATTAGTTACAGCCTAGAAATATTAGATAAAATACAGATATTGTTTTATCTCTTTTTTTAATTAAAACTAAAATTATGCTCTGGAAAGCTGATCCAGCTTTTTCAACAGCGCCGGTATTCTGTAAGCTCCGTACATCTGTTCTACTTTCGGAAGTATCTCATCTACATCGGCTCCTTTTGCAGTAAGGAATAAAGGAGTCTTACTTTCTCCTCTCAAGACATTTCTTCTTTGAGAATCCGGTGTTGCAAATTCATTTTTTGCAATTCCGATAATAGCATATTTCCGGTCCAGAGCTTCATAAAGGTAACCTCCAAGCCCGATTTTGCCATCATCATCAAGGGTTACGTAACCATCAACAATGATAATATCGTCTTCTTTTAAATCGATTTTTTTCAGTAAACTCAAAATACAAGGCAGTTCTCTCTTATAAAAAGCACCGCTTTCATATCCGGAAGTGATGTCTGTTTCTTCTGTAAAAATCCCAGATTCACTTTCCGAGGTCCAGTCTTCAAATGCAATACATACGGTATTGGCATGATCATCATAATAATAAGTATCAAAAGCGTAAATCATATTTCCTTTCAGTCATTAAAAAAATTCTCCAAAATGCCACAGAACCCCGGACGGGTCATGTACAAAACATTCTTTTCCCCAATCCATTGTTCTGACCGGGGTAAGCTTTACACCTTTATACTTTTCAGTAAGATTCAGGGTCTGAAGTTCCTTCCAGAAATCATCCGTATTATTGACTTCCATAAAGATCATCGTATTGTCTATCCAATCTTTGGCATAATAATCCTGAAGATAAAAAGCGGTTTCCTGTCTTTTAAATAAGGACATTTTAGGCTCGAGAATTACTTCTTCAAATCCAAGATCTCTGTAGAAACTCCGGCTAATTTCAAAGTTTTCAGCTCCGATGAAGGGCCTGATAGATTTTACCTCCTGTATCATGATTTTCTGTTTTTCCAGTTGTTATAAGTCATTTCAAATTTGATTTCTCCTTTTCCATGCATACCAGCTTCTTTCCAGCCTGATTTTCTGTAGAATATTTCAGCTCTTGTATTCGGAGAGGTTCCCAGCCATACCTTTTCTGTAGTCTGTTCGAAGTACCAGTTGAGCATTACATCATGAAGCTTTCGCCCGATGCCTTGATTCTCAAAATCCGGATGTACAAACAGTGCCCAGATGTTATTTTCCCTGAGGTCTGCAATAGAGAATCCAACGATTCCTGATTTTGTTTCGCCTACCCAGCCTTTTCCTCTTTCAAACAGAAATTCTTCACAGTCTGCATTGGAAACCAGTGACGGATCAGAAAGGGTATTCTCTTTAACCGCGTTTCTAACGACCTGGATCTGTGGGATGTCTTCCAGCCTGGCTTCACGGATTACTATATTCATTTAAATACCGGTTAGCTATCAATTTAAACCAAAAAAATGTCGGATCAATGCAGAGATCTTATTCTGGAAGCAATTCTAACTGCTTCCATCTTTGCAATGATCCGACAAGTATTTATTTTTTATCTACAACAATCCTTTCCGGTCTGTTTGCAATTTCCCATGCGGTAGCAAAAACCAGCTGGGCTCTTTTTTCCAGCAATGGATAATCAATTTTCTCAGGATCATCGGTAGGTTTGTGATAGTCTTCATGAATGCCATCGAAGAAAAATGCTACCGGAACATTATTTTTAGCAAAATTATAATGATCTGAACGGTAATACAGCTGTTCCGGATCTGCCGGATCATCATATTTATAATTCAGCTCCAGGTTATTGGTCTTCTTATTCGCTGCTTCATTGATCACTTTAAGCTGTGAGCTCAGCATTTCTGAACCAATTACATAAACGTACTGTTTTCCTCTGTTCTCTGCATCATCACGCCCGATCATATCAATATTGAGGTCAACTACCGTATTGGCAAGTGGAAATACAGGATTGCTGGTGTAGTAATCTGATCCAAACAGACCATGCTCCTCGCCTGTTACATGAAGGAAAAGAATGGATCTTTTAGGACCGTTTCCAGCCTTTTTAGCTTCCTGAAAAGCTTTTGCAATCTGCATAACAGCTACAGTTCCGCTTCCATCATCATCGGCTCCGTTGTAAACAACTCCGTTTCTGGTACCAACATGATCGTAATGGGCAGAAATTACTACAATTTCTTCAGGCTTTTCACTTCCTTCAATAAAGGCCAGAATATTTTCCGAGTCAGGAAGATTGCCGCCACCTCTTTTCTTCATAAATTCGGAAGGAACCTTCTGATAATAGGATCCTAATGCCTTTGGAGGAGTAATTCCCAGGTTCTTATAAAAATTAATCATATACTCACCCGCTTTTTTCTGTCCGGGGCTTCCGGTATCTCTTCCAGCCATTTCGTCAGAAGCAATTACATATAAGTTTTTCTTTAGCTCATCAGCTTTAATGGTCTTATATGCAGACAGAAACGCTTTATCTCCTTTTGCAACGGTGGTGGATTGTGCCTTGGCTCCTTCAGAAGTTTTCGCTGTTCCGCAGCTAACTACTATAGCCAGGCTGATCAGCGGGATAAGAATTTTTTTCATATGATAATAATTTGCCTAAAAATAACAAATTTTATTTAATCTTCAATGAATGTGTATTTTTCTTATATTTGATATAAATGCAACATAGATGGAAAAAATTTACGGATTTACACATTATTCCTTTTTCACGGAAATGTCTGAACTTGCAGCAAAACACAACAGTTTTGACCTGTCACTGGGACTTCCGGATTTTGATATTGATGAACGGCTCAAATCCTTTCTAAGGGAAGCTATAGATTGCAATACCCATCATTATGAGCCGCTTGCAGGAAGTCCCTTGCTTATTAACAATATCATTACCTATAACGCAGCCCGTAAAAACAGCCTCAAACTTAAGGAAAACGAGGTAACTGTTATTCCATGTGCAACTTTTGCTTTACATACAGCACTTAAATCTGTTTTAAATCAGGGAGATGAGGTTATTATTATTCAGCCTTCGTATTATACGTACGGCCCTTCCGTAGTACTTAACGGCGGTATTCCTGTATATTATGATCTTGATAATGATTTTACCGTAAACTGGGAAAAGTTTCAAAATTGCATTTCTGAAAAAACAAAAGCTATTATCGTTAATTCACCCCAAAATCCTACGGGAACAATCTGGAAACAAAACGATTGGACCCAGCTATATGAACTGATTAAACACCAGGAGATTTACCTGATCTCAGAAGAAATTTATGATACATACTGCTACGACGGACTTGAACATTACAGTTCTTTTCTTCATCCCGAACTGAAAAACAGGACTTTCTGTATTTTTTCTTTTGGGAAAATGTTTCACACTTCCGGCTGGAAAGTCAGCTATGTGCTGGCCCCGGAATTCCTTACCTCAAAGTTCAGATGCCACCAGCAGTATATTTCCTATAGTGCCAATGCTCCCGCACAATATGCTCTGGCCAGATATCTGGAAGTATTTGATCCGTATGAAAACAGGAATATCATGCAGCGCAAAAGAGATATTTTCAATGAAATGATTGCTTTCACTCCGCTTCAGGCAGTCAAAAAGTCTGAGGGAAGTGTTTTCCAGGTTGTCAATTTCAGAAATGTTTCCAAAACCATGACTGATGTAGAGTTTTCCAAATGGCTTACCATAGAGAAAAAAACAGCCTGCCTGCCACTTTCTGCCTTCTACAATTCACGGCATAATTCGGATTATATACGGTTTAGTTTTGCTAAGAAAGATGAGGTGATCATTCAGGCTTTGGAACATCTTCAGAACAATCTTTAGAGAATTGCAACAGAACATTACAAGAATTATCATTATGTATGAAGATCTGTGTAAATCCGTGAGATCTGCGGGTAAGTAAAATTTTATTTTTTTTTATAGCCCACGGATATCACGGATTTACACAGATTTTAGATATAAAAAAGCACCGCTTGCAGGCAGTGCTTTAACTATTTACTTATTGATCTTAGAGGCTTAAAACCCTTACATCAATTCTTCTGTTTTTTGCTTTACATTCATCGGTATCATTAGCTTCGCAAACCGGGTGTTGGGAACCGTAGCCTTCCGCTTCTACCCTGTCTGAAGAAATTCCTAATTCCAGTAGCTTCAGTTTTGCTGTCTGCGCACGAAGGTTTGACAATTTCAGATTACTTTCTTCATTACCGGTGTTATCTGTATATCCTCCCAGTTTTATTTTCAGGTCAGGATAATCATTTAGAATTTCAGCAAGATTGTTCAGCTGTACATCCGATCCTGGTTTCAAATCACTTGATCCGGTTTCGAAATAAAGGTTTTCTAATGTATACCAGTTATTAGGATCTATTACCGTCTGATCTTTTTGTTTTACAGCGTTGTATAACTGGAATAGTCTGCTTCCTTCTCCTAATGTAATTATTTTTCCTCCTTTCAGCTTTATTTCCTGAATAGTTCCGGTTTCATAAACAAAGTCTCCGTTTTCATTAAGATGTCCGTTGATTACTGCCGGAGTAGCAGGAATTGCCTGAATACCTTCATGAGTTGTGGATGAACTTACATTATAAGCCTTTGTCAAGCTTTCCAGCTTAGCTTTTCTGTTAGCTTCAATTTTATCCTTATGTAATACAGCAAGAGTTGGAGCAATCACCAATGAAACAATAGACATCAGCTTGATGAGAATATTCATAGACGGTCCTGAAGTATCTTTAAACGGATCTCCTACAGTATCCCCTGTTACGGAAGCTTTATGAGGCTCTGAGCCTTTATAATAGGTCTGACCATTGATATCAACACCTTTTTCAAATGATTTTTTGGCATTATCCCAGGCACCGCCGGCATTATTCTGGAACATTCCCATCAAAACGCCACTTACGGTAGCTCCTGCCAGGAACCCTCCCAAAACTTCAGGTCCGAAGATAAACCCAATCAGTAAAGGTGAAATAATAGCAATCGCTCCCGGAAGCATCATTTTTCTGATAGATGCATCCGTTGAAATAGCTACACATTTTTCATACTCAGGCTGGGCTTTTCCTTCCAGGATTCCCGGAATTTCGCGGAATTGTCTTCTTACTTCCTCTACCATCGCCATAGCTGCCTGTCCTACCGCTGTAATGGCAAGTGAGGAGAATATAAACGGAATCATTCCCCCTACAAATAATCCAGCGAGAACGTCGGCTCTGTAAATATCAATTCCATCAATGCCTGCAATTCCTACAAACGCTGCAAATAAAGCCAGTGCCGTTAAAGCTGCAGAAGCAATAGCAAAACCTTTTCCTGTGGCTGCTGTGGTATTTCCTACGGCATCCAAGATGTCTGTTTTTTCACGTACTTCTTTTGGAAGTTCACTCATTTCAGCAATTCCTCCGGCATTATCAGCAATCGGTCCGAAAGCATCAATCGCAAGCTGCATGGCAGTAGTAGCCATCATTCCGGCTGCTGCAATAGCAACCCCGTAAAGTCCTGCACACAGATAAGATCCGTAAATACCTCCTGCCAATACAATGATTGGAAGCAAAGTAGATTCCATACCAACCGAAAGACCGCCGATAATATTGGTGGCGTGCCCTGTAGAAGACTGTCTTACAATGCTTGACACAGGCCTTTTACCCATAGCTGTATAATATTCGGTAATAATACTCATTAAAGTTCCTACGACAAGCCCTACCATTATAGCTCCGAAGACGCCCATTTTAGTAAATTCATGTCCTCTGAGCACCATTTTTTCAGGAAGAATGTAAGTAACCAGGAAGTAAGAGGATATGGCCGTGATCACGATACTGCCCCAGTTCCCTAAATTAAGGGCATTCTGAACACTGGAAGTAGATAAGCCTTCATTGTCATTAATTCTTACAAATAAAGTACCTATCATGGAGAAAATAATCCCTGTCCCGGCAATAAGCATAGGCAGGAGAATAGGTGCAAAACCTCCGAAAGAATCATCAGATATGGTTTCTCTACCTAAAACCATTGTTGCCAATACCGTTGCCACATAAGAACCAAATAAATCGGCTCCCATTCCTGCCACATCTCCTACATTGTCTCCTACGTTATCTGCAATCGTTGCCGGATTTCTTGGATCATCTTCAGGGATTCCCGCTTCCACCTTTCCTACGAGGTCAGCGCCAACATCCGCAGCTTTGGTATAAATACCACCGCCTACTCTCGCAAAAAGCGCAATGGATTCTGCACCCAGTGAAAATCCGGTAAGAATTTCGATTGTTCTTTCCATCTCATGGGAATCTACCGTAGAATCGGGAGCGAAAATCTGCTTAATGATCAGGAAAAGAGCACCTAACCCCAGAACTGCCAGTCCGGCAACTCCCATTCCCATAACGGAGCCTCCGGTAAAGGAAACTTTAAGCGCTCTGGAAAGCGAGGTTTTTGCAGCTTCTGCCGTTCTTACGTTTGCTTTTGTAGCAATCTTCATTCCGATAAATCCTGCCAGAGCAGAAAATACAGCTCCTACTGCAAAGGCTATCCCGATACTCCAGTGGGAATTAGAGTTAGTAGATCCCATTACAGCAAGTAATATAGCTACAATTACTACAAAATAGGTTAAAATCTTGTACTCGGCCTTTAAAAAAGCCATGGCACCGTCAGCGATATGACCGCTGATTATTTTCATTTTTTCATTTCCGGCATTCTGCTTACTTACCCAGTTACTCTGCAGGAAAGTATACAATAAGGCGACAACACCAAAAACCGGAATTAAATAGAACAAATCCATAGTTTATTATTTTTATATTAATAAATAGTAATTAGTTTTATAAATATAACAAAAATTCTATTGGTTTATTAAGCCTGGGCTGATAATATATTTTTTCGTAAATTTAAAGAACACCACAAAAACATCATATCTTATGAAAGCATTAATTTATTTAATATTTTCAGCAGTCCTTATTGCTAGCTGTACAGGCAGACCTCCGAAAGAAAAAGCAGAAATTCTTTATTTCGGAGGAACAATTTTAACAATGGAAGATACAGCTCCTCAGGCAGAGGCAGTAGTTTTAAAAAACGGCAAAATACTTTTTGCCGGAACAAAGTCAGAAGCTGACCACTATACGGATGATAAAACAAAGATTATCAATCTTGAAGGAAAGGTTTTGCTCCCCGGTTTTATTGATGTGCATGGCCATTTTACTTCAAGAGCAGGAATGATGCAGACCATAGATCTGTTTCCTGAACCTTATGGCACGGTCAATTCCATTGAGGACCTGCAGAATACCATCAAAAAATACCTCAAAGATCATGCTGTCCCTGCTAATCAGCCGGTCATAGGGAATGGGTATGATGATGCCATTATGACCGAGCACCGTCATCCGACCAGGGATGAACTGGATGCTATCAGCAAAACCAATCCCATTATTGTTATCCATACCTCAGGCCATGCCAGTGTAGTTAATACTGCTATGCTAAAACTTTTAGGGATATCTGAGTCTTCAAGAGATCCGGAAGGAGGACATTACGGCCGGAATAAAAAAACAGGAAAGCTTAATGGAAAATTAGAGGAAAATGCAAGCTTTTCAGCGCTTCTTTCTCTTACGGAAAGAATGAGTAAGGAAGCAGGAAATTCTCAGGCGCAGGCAATGGAGAATCTGAAGAAATCTCAGGATGAATGGCTCAGCTACGGCCAGACCACCATCTGCGACGGAAGAACAATGGGTGAAAGTGTGGCTCTTCTTGAGAAAGCAGCAGCAGAGCATCTTTTTAAAGCAGACGTAGTGTATTTTCCTGATTATGAATATTTCAAAAAGGATCTGAATACCTTTAAGCCAAAATATATGAAATACAACAATCATTTAAAGCTTGGCGGTTTCAAATTTTCGGATGACGGCTCGCCACAAGGTAAAACAGCCTGGCTTACCCAACCTTATCTGGTTCCTCCCGAAGGCCAGTCAGCAGATTACAAAGGCTTTCCGATATTTTCTGATCAGGTCTTATATGATGATCTGAAAACTTTATTTCAAAACAATATCACGGCACAGCTTCATGTAAATGGCGATGCAGCAATTGATCAGGCATTGCGTGTGATCGGCAAACTGAAGGAGGAAAATATTTACAGACCAGAGCTTCGTGCCACCCTTATCCATGTTCAGAACAGCCGTCCGGATCATATTCAGAAAATTAAAGATATAGGGGTTATTCCCTCTTATTTTTCTACTCATGTTTATTTATGGGGTGACTGGCATTATTCAAGTGTTTTCGGGCCGGAAAGAGCGTCATTCATCAGTCCTGCCAATTCCGCATTACAGGCCGGAATTATCTTCACCATGCATCATGATGCTCCTGTTACCCCACCCGATTTGATTACGGCAATGTATTCTGCGGTGAACAGGAAAACCCGTTCCGGAAGGATTCTGGGTCCCAATGAAAGAATAACCCCGCTTCAGGCATTAAAAGCCATTACAATCAATGCTGCTTACCAGCTTCAGGAAGAAGAAAGAAAAGGTTCCATCAAAGCAGGAAAGCTAGCGGACTTTGTCATCTTAGATCAAAACCCTTTAACCATTGATCCTGAAGAAATCCGGCATATTAAGGTATTGGAAACAATTAAAGAAGGGGTTTCTGTTTATCAAAGAAAATAGGAAACTTTTATATGCAGTTTTTTCACACCTCATTTACTAAAAACAAAGGCAGATGAAAATTCATCTGCCTTTATATATTATAATTTCGGGTACTGTCTTTTATTAGCCTCC
Protein-coding sequences here:
- a CDS encoding T9SS type A sorting domain-containing protein; translated protein: MKKLSTFSAVIFCMMMNGQYCTPVFQYGADSNMITHVSFGTINNTSTSQSANVQAYEDFTSMSADIQAGNSYQISVKGPSSTFPSDVMVFIDFNKNGSFDDAGESFYIGRLEAANPFNALTVTGTVSVPAHAASGTTRMRVLKNTNTAAYSDPNAPNSILTACDDSLRAGQTEDYTVNITGSNVIFPTPYCGAENITTLTVSEITKVEFTGITNESHINGTLDALENFTGTVFNVNRGNSYPITITGETQGQTTVSAYAYIDLNHNNAFDANEVFNLGYLDNSDPVPGKESGVTTGTIEIPADAMLGETRFRIVKAYESNSWMGTLENLPCPAGWFIGQAEDYTLNVLASNLATSETSKKSPVKIYPNPTSGTVILKTEEKLEKYEVYSLSGQKMIEGTSGIINMDHLATGTYLIRIYTGDKKIITEKIIKK
- a CDS encoding endonuclease V — protein: MIYAFDTYYYDDHANTVCIAFEDWTSESESGIFTEETDITSGYESGAFYKRELPCILSLLKKIDLKEDDIIIVDGYVTLDDDGKIGLGGYLYEALDRKYAIIGIAKNEFATPDSQRRNVLRGESKTPLFLTAKGADVDEILPKVEQMYGAYRIPALLKKLDQLSRA
- a CDS encoding VOC family protein; the encoded protein is MIQEVKSIRPFIGAENFEISRSFYRDLGFEEVILEPKMSLFKRQETAFYLQDYYAKDWIDNTMIFMEVNNTDDFWKELQTLNLTEKYKGVKLTPVRTMDWGKECFVHDPSGVLWHFGEFF
- a CDS encoding GNAT family N-acetyltransferase; amino-acid sequence: MNIVIREARLEDIPQIQVVRNAVKENTLSDPSLVSNADCEEFLFERGKGWVGETKSGIVGFSIADLRENNIWALFVHPDFENQGIGRKLHDVMLNWYFEQTTEKVWLGTSPNTRAEIFYRKSGWKEAGMHGKGEIKFEMTYNNWKNRKS
- a CDS encoding M28 family metallopeptidase, with product MKKILIPLISLAIVVSCGTAKTSEGAKAQSTTVAKGDKAFLSAYKTIKADELKKNLYVIASDEMAGRDTGSPGQKKAGEYMINFYKNLGITPPKALGSYYQKVPSEFMKKRGGGNLPDSENILAFIEGSEKPEEIVVISAHYDHVGTRNGVVYNGADDDGSGTVAVMQIAKAFQEAKKAGNGPKRSILFLHVTGEEHGLFGSDYYTSNPVFPLANTVVDLNIDMIGRDDAENRGKQYVYVIGSEMLSSQLKVINEAANKKTNNLELNYKYDDPADPEQLYYRSDHYNFAKNNVPVAFFFDGIHEDYHKPTDDPEKIDYPLLEKRAQLVFATAWEIANRPERIVVDKK
- a CDS encoding aminotransferase class I/II-fold pyridoxal phosphate-dependent enzyme; protein product: MEKIYGFTHYSFFTEMSELAAKHNSFDLSLGLPDFDIDERLKSFLREAIDCNTHHYEPLAGSPLLINNIITYNAARKNSLKLKENEVTVIPCATFALHTALKSVLNQGDEVIIIQPSYYTYGPSVVLNGGIPVYYDLDNDFTVNWEKFQNCISEKTKAIIVNSPQNPTGTIWKQNDWTQLYELIKHQEIYLISEEIYDTYCYDGLEHYSSFLHPELKNRTFCIFSFGKMFHTSGWKVSYVLAPEFLTSKFRCHQQYISYSANAPAQYALARYLEVFDPYENRNIMQRKRDIFNEMIAFTPLQAVKKSEGSVFQVVNFRNVSKTMTDVEFSKWLTIEKKTACLPLSAFYNSRHNSDYIRFSFAKKDEVIIQALEHLQNNL
- a CDS encoding sodium-translocating pyrophosphatase — its product is MDLFYLIPVFGVVALLYTFLQSNWVSKQNAGNEKMKIISGHIADGAMAFLKAEYKILTYFVVIVAILLAVMGSTNSNSHWSIGIAFAVGAVFSALAGFIGMKIATKANVRTAEAAKTSLSRALKVSFTGGSVMGMGVAGLAVLGLGALFLIIKQIFAPDSTVDSHEMERTIEILTGFSLGAESIALFARVGGGIYTKAADVGADLVGKVEAGIPEDDPRNPATIADNVGDNVGDVAGMGADLFGSYVATVLATMVLGRETISDDSFGGFAPILLPMLIAGTGIIFSMIGTLFVRINDNEGLSTSSVQNALNLGNWGSIVITAISSYFLVTYILPEKMVLRGHEFTKMGVFGAIMVGLVVGTLMSIITEYYTAMGKRPVSSIVRQSSTGHATNIIGGLSVGMESTLLPIIVLAGGIYGSYLCAGLYGVAIAAAGMMATTAMQLAIDAFGPIADNAGGIAEMSELPKEVREKTDILDAVGNTTAATGKGFAIASAALTALALFAAFVGIAGIDGIDIYRADVLAGLFVGGMIPFIFSSLAITAVGQAAMAMVEEVRRQFREIPGILEGKAQPEYEKCVAISTDASIRKMMLPGAIAIISPLLIGFIFGPEVLGGFLAGATVSGVLMGMFQNNAGGAWDNAKKSFEKGVDINGQTYYKGSEPHKASVTGDTVGDPFKDTSGPSMNILIKLMSIVSLVIAPTLAVLHKDKIEANRKAKLESLTKAYNVSSSTTHEGIQAIPATPAVINGHLNENGDFVYETGTIQEIKLKGGKIITLGEGSRLFQLYNAVKQKDQTVIDPNNWYTLENLYFETGSSDLKPGSDVQLNNLAEILNDYPDLKIKLGGYTDNTGNEESNLKLSNLRAQTAKLKLLELGISSDRVEAEGYGSQHPVCEANDTDECKAKNRRIDVRVLSL
- a CDS encoding amidohydrolase, which produces MKALIYLIFSAVLIASCTGRPPKEKAEILYFGGTILTMEDTAPQAEAVVLKNGKILFAGTKSEADHYTDDKTKIINLEGKVLLPGFIDVHGHFTSRAGMMQTIDLFPEPYGTVNSIEDLQNTIKKYLKDHAVPANQPVIGNGYDDAIMTEHRHPTRDELDAISKTNPIIVIHTSGHASVVNTAMLKLLGISESSRDPEGGHYGRNKKTGKLNGKLEENASFSALLSLTERMSKEAGNSQAQAMENLKKSQDEWLSYGQTTICDGRTMGESVALLEKAAAEHLFKADVVYFPDYEYFKKDLNTFKPKYMKYNNHLKLGGFKFSDDGSPQGKTAWLTQPYLVPPEGQSADYKGFPIFSDQVLYDDLKTLFQNNITAQLHVNGDAAIDQALRVIGKLKEENIYRPELRATLIHVQNSRPDHIQKIKDIGVIPSYFSTHVYLWGDWHYSSVFGPERASFISPANSALQAGIIFTMHHDAPVTPPDLITAMYSAVNRKTRSGRILGPNERITPLQALKAITINAAYQLQEEERKGSIKAGKLADFVILDQNPLTIDPEEIRHIKVLETIKEGVSVYQRK